GGTAGGTTTTTACTGCGAAAATTGGCTTTTCGTTGTTTATTAACATCTTGTTCAAGTGTTCGGGCACCGGGACTTCTTCATAAAAAAAATACTTGGTGGATAGCACATCGGCCATAAAATTATATCCTCCTTTTGCTTTTCCCTTATTATTCGGCAAAAGGAGGATAAATTCCTGCAACTACCATTAAAGCCCGGTCAATGGCACCAAATTGGCACCAAAAAAGGTCCTGGGACCGATACAAATTCCCAGAACCCTTTTTTCTTCAAAAATAAAAATGGAGCGGAAAACGGGATTCGAACCCGCGACCCTCGGCTTGGGAAGCCGATGCTCTACCACTGAGCTACTTCCGCCCATCATTGCAATTATATTATATATCAAATTTAAAGTCTAAGTCAAGATTCCCAAGAAAAAATGGTGACCCCGAGGGGAGTCGAACCCCTGTTACCGCCTTGAAAGAGCGGTGTCTTAACCACTTGACCACGGGGCCACAAGGATGGTGAGCCATCCGCGACTCGAACGCGGGACACCCTGATTAAAAGTCAGGTGCTCTGCCGACTGAGCTAATGGCTCACACAAAATATTCGCTTTTTGCAAAAGCAAACAGCAAGTATTATACTACTATAAAACAAAAAATATGTCAACCCCTTATAAATTTCCTTCTACGGTTCAAAAAAGCCTTATAAGTTCGAAACCCTGACTCCTCTTCGGTCCCACCGATATAAAGCAGATATCCACGCCGGTGAGCTCTTTGATGCGCTCCACATACCTCAGCAGGTTGGCGGGTAGCCGATTATATTCCGTGATATTCGATACGTCGGCATCCCATCCTGGGAGCTCCTCGTAAACCGGCCGGCATTCTCCCAATACTTTGAGGCTCGCCGGAAAGTTCTCTATTATCTCGCCTTTGTATTCGTAGGCGGTGCAGATTTTTACCTTATCCATGCCTCCCAGAGTATCCAGCTTCGTTATGGCAAGGTGTGAAAGTCCGTTCACCCGGACGGCGTATTTTAGCATCACTACATCCAGCCAGCCGCAGCGCCGCGGCCTGCCGGTAGTGGTGCCGTATTCGAACCCCCGCTCCCTTATATAGTCCCCGGTGGAGTCGGATAACTCGGTGGGGAAGGGACCTTTGCCTACCCTTGTGGTATAGGCTTTCACCACGCCCACCACGCTGTCTATCATGGTAGGGCCTATTCCGGCGCCTATGCAGACCCCGCCAGCTATGGGGTGGGAAGAAGTGACGTAAGGGTAAGTCCCCAGGTCCACATCAAGGAGCGTACCCTGGGCTCCTTCGTAGAGGATGTGCTTTCCGGCCCTGGCTCCCTCGTATATGACGGCGGTTGTGTCGCATACCATGCCCCGCAGCTCCTCAGCGGCTTTCAGGTAGTTTTCCAGGATGGGGCCTTTTTCCAAACCCTTTGCGCCGTACACCTTTTCCAGAAGGTGGTTTTTCGTCTCCAGGTTCAGCTCCAGCTTTTCTTTGAACACTTCGGGGTCCATCAGGTCGCACATCCTGATGCCCACCCTCTCGGCCTTGTCCACGTAAGCAGGCCCTATTCCCTTCCGGGTGGTGCCCAGCTGGTGCTCTCCCTTTCTATCCTCTATAAGTTCGTCCAGCAGCTTGTGGTAGGGCATTATAACGTGGGCCCGGTCGCTTATCTTAAGATGTGATTTCACGTCTATACCGTGGCCTTTCAGGTACCTTATTTCGTCTATAAGGGCCAAGGGGTCTACCACCATTCCGTTGCCTATTATGCAGATCTTCCCCGGATGGAGGATACCGGAGGGTATAAGGTGAAGCTTGTACTTTACGTCGCCGACTTCCACCGTATGGCCGGCGTTGTTGCCTCCCTGATAGCGCACCACGATGTCAGCTCTTTGGGCCAGGTAGTCGACTATGCGCCCCTTACCCTCGTCACCCCACTGAGAACCTATGACAACAACTCCAGACATCATTTTCACCCCTTGCAATTATATCCCGGTTCCGTTTAATTTTCTGTTCAGGATTTCCCGGGCGACGATGACCCCGGAAACGGACGCCTGGGCCAGTCCTCTGGTAACGCCCGCCCC
The DNA window shown above is from Thermosediminibacter oceani DSM 16646 and carries:
- a CDS encoding adenylosuccinate synthase, which codes for MSGVVVIGSQWGDEGKGRIVDYLAQRADIVVRYQGGNNAGHTVEVGDVKYKLHLIPSGILHPGKICIIGNGMVVDPLALIDEIRYLKGHGIDVKSHLKISDRAHVIMPYHKLLDELIEDRKGEHQLGTTRKGIGPAYVDKAERVGIRMCDLMDPEVFKEKLELNLETKNHLLEKVYGAKGLEKGPILENYLKAAEELRGMVCDTTAVIYEGARAGKHILYEGAQGTLLDVDLGTYPYVTSSHPIAGGVCIGAGIGPTMIDSVVGVVKAYTTRVGKGPFPTELSDSTGDYIRERGFEYGTTTGRPRRCGWLDVVMLKYAVRVNGLSHLAITKLDTLGGMDKVKICTAYEYKGEIIENFPASLKVLGECRPVYEELPGWDADVSNITEYNRLPANLLRYVERIKELTGVDICFISVGPKRSQGFELIRLF